A genomic region of Miscanthus floridulus cultivar M001 chromosome 3, ASM1932011v1, whole genome shotgun sequence contains the following coding sequences:
- the LOC136541765 gene encoding cyclase-like protein 4 → MELAPLLLLTQLLLLPAVAVVSGEPAAHLGYAHAEEACGGVAGAEAATVLVPAPERREEFDGGRIVDISHYYREDMPAWESLEGTGEFLQLTRSMRNGSDIANFSELRLTAHSGTHVDAPGHVFEHYYDAGFDIDTLDLAVLNGPALLVDVPRDKNITADVMASLNIPKGVRRVLFRTQNTDRKLMWKKEFDTSYVGFMKDGAQWLVDNTDIKLVGVDYLSVGAFDECIPAHLVFLEKREVILVEALNLERVSPGIYTLHCLPLRLRGAEGSPARCILIK, encoded by the exons ATGGAGCTCGCGCCCCTGCTCCTTCTCACCCAGCTGCTGCTGCTTCCGGCGGTGGCGGTtgtctccggcgagcccgccgcGCACCTGGGCTACGCGCACGCTGAGGAGGCATGCGGCGGCGTGGCAGGGGCAGAGGCAGCAACGGTGCTGGTGCCGGCGCCGGAGCGGCGCGAGGAGTTCGACGGTGGCCGGATCGTGGACATCAGCCACTACTACCGCGAGGACATGCCGGCATGGGAGTCGTTGGAGGGCACGGGCGAGTTCCTGCAGCTGACGCGGTCCATGCGCAACGGCTCCGACATCGCCAACTTCTCGGAGCTCCGGCTCACCGCGCACTCTGGCACCCACGTTGACGCGCCGGGACACGTCTTCGAGCACTACTACGATGCCGGCTTCGACATCGACACGCTCGACCTCGCCGTCCTCAACG GACCAGCGCTGTTGGTTGATGTTCCCAGGGATAAGAACATCACAG CTGATGTTATGGCATCCCTAAACATTCCTAAAGGTGTTCGACGTGTACTCTTTCGAACCCAAAATACAGACAG AAAGCTTATGTGGAAGAAAGAATTTGATACAAGTTATGTTGGCTTCATGAAGGATGGTGCACAATGGTTGGTTGATAATACCGACATCAAACTAGTTG GAGTTGACTACTTGTCAGTGGGCGCATTTGATGAATGCATTCCAGCTCATTTAGTATTTCTTGAAAAAAGG GAGGTCATCCTTGTGGAAGCCTTAAATCTGGAGCGTGTTAGCCCTGGAATATACACATTGCATTGCTTGCCACTAAGATTGCGGGGTGCTGAAGGTTCTCCAGCAAGATGCATCCTCATCAAGTGA
- the LOC136541764 gene encoding probable protein arginine N-methyltransferase 3 isoform X2 yields MERSPADKEEVEAEEPLRSEEEEGEEGWDDWCSDGEDVGGGLLCLFCSSRFDTESSLFEHCAAEHCFDFHRIVKELGLDFYSCIKLINFVRSEVAEKKCWSCGQTFSSNTELCSHLHAVASYLIEGKVPWEDDVYLKPFMEDDSLLHSLSIDEDDDEDEDCGMSMERGQCSAGNGVLAEPLGNTLSTISERNGSDISPQFHEECTIGSTQGEDRESLAHEMNDSHLKVACASVNAKAIKTVDDNYFGSYSSFGIHREMLGDKVRTDAYRDAILGNPSLLSGATVLDVGCGTGILSLFAAKAGASRVVAVDGSAKMASVATQVAKNNGLLYDENVKAEPKQGSAQLISVVHTKAEELNQKIQVPQNGFDVLVSEWMGYCLLYESMLSSVLYARDHFLKPGGAILPDTATILGAGFGKGGTCLPFWENVYGFDMSCIGKEVTSTSARFPVVDVLSSQDIVTETAVLHSFDLASMKESEMDFTASFELRLSESSATVPGVTWCYGIVLWFDTGFTNRFCKEKPVVLSTSPFSPPTHWSQTIFTFEEPIAMAKEESALGSSASAGTDDCPATMLRSRISIVRASEHRSIDISVETTAISSDGRKHSWPVQIFNL; encoded by the exons ATGGAGCGCAGCCCTGCAGACAAGGAAGAGGTTGAGGCAGAAGAGCCGCTAAGGtccgaggaggaggaaggagaggaggggTGGGACGACTGGTGCTCCGACGGCGAAGATGTTGGCGGCGGGCTGCTGTGCTTGTTCTGTAGCTCGCGTTTTGACACCGAGAGCTCACTCTTCGAGCACTGCGCCGCCGAGCACTGCTTCGATTTCCACAGGATCGTGAAGGAGCTGGGGCTGGATTTTTACAGCTGCATCAAGCTCATCAACTTTGTCCGCTCCGAG GTTGCAGAGAAAAAATGCTGGAGCTGTGGCCAAACATTTTCTTCCAACACCGAACTCTGCAGCCACTTGCACGCAGTGGCTAGTTACCTAATTGAGGGAAAGGTGCCATGGGAAGACGATGTGTACTTGAAACCTTTCATGGAAGACGACTCCCTTTTGCACAGCTTGTCAATCGATGAAGATGACGATGAAGATGAGGACTGTGGGATGTCAATGGAAAGAGGACAATGTTCAGCAGGGAATGGGGTTTTAGCTGAACCACTGGGGAACACACTGAGCACCATATCAGAAAGAAATGGTTCTGATATCAGCCCTCAATTTCATGAAGAGTGTACTATTGGGAGTACACAAGGGGAGGACAGGGAGTCTCTTGCTCATGAGATGAATGATAGCCACCTAAAGGTTGCATGTGCTAGTGTTAATGCCAAAGCAATCAAAACTGTGGATGATAACTACTTTGGATCTTACAGTTCATTTGGTATCCACAGGGAGATGCTCGGTGATAAA GTCAGAACAGATGCTTACAGAGATGCAATTTTAGGCAATCCTAGCCTATTAAGTGGAGCAACTGTACTGGATGTTGGTTGCGGCACAGGAATTCTAAG TCTTTTTGCAGCTAAGGCTGGTGCATCTAGAGTTGTTGCTGTTGATGGGAGTGCAAAGATGGCTTCTGTGGCTACCCAA GTTGCAAAGAATAATGGTCTGTTGTATGATGAAAACGTGAAAGCAGAACCAAAGCAAGGTAGTGCTCAATTGATAAGCGTTGTACATACAAAGGCTGAAGAGCTAAACCAGAAAATACAAGTCCCACAAAATGGCTTTGATGTGTTAGTGAGTGAATGGATGGGATATTGCCTGCTGTATGAATCCATGCTAAGTTCTGTCCTATATGCACGTGATCATTTTCTTAAACCTGGCGGTGCTATTCTCCCAGATACTGCAACTATC cttggtgctggcttcgggAAAGGTGGAACTTGCTTGCCATTTTGGGAAAACGTATATGGCTTCGATATGTCATGTATTGGCAAAGAAGTAACTTCAACTTCAGCTCGATTTCCTGTAGTTGATGTACTGTCTTCTCAGGATATTGTGACAGAGACTGCTGTACTCCAT TCCTTTGATCTTGCAAGTATGAAGGAAAGTGAGATGGATTTTACCGCAAGCTTTGAACTGAGGCTCAGCGAAAGTAGTGCCACTGTGCCTGGAGTGACCTGGTGCTATGGCATTGTCTTGTGGTTTGACACGGGGTTTACCAACAGATTCTGCAAGGAGAAGCCTGTTGTCCTCTCCACCTCTCCCTTCTCTCCACCAACTCACTGGTCACAGACAATCTTCACCTTTGAAGAGCCCATTGCAATGGCGAAGGAGGAATCAGCCCTGGGTTCATCTGCATCGGCTGGCACAGATGACTGCCCAGCTACGATGCTCAGGTCTCGGATAAGCATTGTGAGGGCATCTGAACACCGTAGCATAGACATATCGGTTGAAACCACAGCAATCAGTTCAGATGGCCGGAAGCACAGCTGGCCTGTTCAGATATTCAACTTGTGA
- the LOC136541764 gene encoding probable protein arginine N-methyltransferase 3 isoform X1: protein MERSPADKEEVEAEEPLRSEEEEGEEGWDDWCSDGEDVGGGLLCLFCSSRFDTESSLFEHCAAEHCFDFHRIVKELGLDFYSCIKLINFVRSEVAEKKCWSCGQTFSSNTELCSHLHAVASYLIEGKVPWEDDVYLKPFMEDDSLLHSLSIDEDDDEDEDCGMSMERGQCSAGNGVLAEPLGNTLSTISERNGSDISPQFHEECTIGSTQGEDRESLAHEMNDSHLKVACASVNAKAIKTVDDNYFGSYSSFGIHREMLGDKVRTDAYRDAILGNPSLLSGATVLDVGCGTGILSLFAAKAGASVDMLPIYSLFAAKAGASRVVAVDGSAKMASVATQVAKNNGLLYDENVKAEPKQGSAQLISVVHTKAEELNQKIQVPQNGFDVLVSEWMGYCLLYESMLSSVLYARDHFLKPGGAILPDTATILGAGFGKGGTCLPFWENVYGFDMSCIGKEVTSTSARFPVVDVLSSQDIVTETAVLHSFDLASMKESEMDFTASFELRLSESSATVPGVTWCYGIVLWFDTGFTNRFCKEKPVVLSTSPFSPPTHWSQTIFTFEEPIAMAKEESALGSSASAGTDDCPATMLRSRISIVRASEHRSIDISVETTAISSDGRKHSWPVQIFNL from the exons ATGGAGCGCAGCCCTGCAGACAAGGAAGAGGTTGAGGCAGAAGAGCCGCTAAGGtccgaggaggaggaaggagaggaggggTGGGACGACTGGTGCTCCGACGGCGAAGATGTTGGCGGCGGGCTGCTGTGCTTGTTCTGTAGCTCGCGTTTTGACACCGAGAGCTCACTCTTCGAGCACTGCGCCGCCGAGCACTGCTTCGATTTCCACAGGATCGTGAAGGAGCTGGGGCTGGATTTTTACAGCTGCATCAAGCTCATCAACTTTGTCCGCTCCGAG GTTGCAGAGAAAAAATGCTGGAGCTGTGGCCAAACATTTTCTTCCAACACCGAACTCTGCAGCCACTTGCACGCAGTGGCTAGTTACCTAATTGAGGGAAAGGTGCCATGGGAAGACGATGTGTACTTGAAACCTTTCATGGAAGACGACTCCCTTTTGCACAGCTTGTCAATCGATGAAGATGACGATGAAGATGAGGACTGTGGGATGTCAATGGAAAGAGGACAATGTTCAGCAGGGAATGGGGTTTTAGCTGAACCACTGGGGAACACACTGAGCACCATATCAGAAAGAAATGGTTCTGATATCAGCCCTCAATTTCATGAAGAGTGTACTATTGGGAGTACACAAGGGGAGGACAGGGAGTCTCTTGCTCATGAGATGAATGATAGCCACCTAAAGGTTGCATGTGCTAGTGTTAATGCCAAAGCAATCAAAACTGTGGATGATAACTACTTTGGATCTTACAGTTCATTTGGTATCCACAGGGAGATGCTCGGTGATAAA GTCAGAACAGATGCTTACAGAGATGCAATTTTAGGCAATCCTAGCCTATTAAGTGGAGCAACTGTACTGGATGTTGGTTGCGGCACAGGAATTCTAAG TCTTTTTGCAGCTAAGGCTGGTGCATCTGTTGATATGCTTCCTATCTACAGTCTTTTTGCAGCTAAGGCTGGTGCATCTAGAGTTGTTGCTGTTGATGGGAGTGCAAAGATGGCTTCTGTGGCTACCCAA GTTGCAAAGAATAATGGTCTGTTGTATGATGAAAACGTGAAAGCAGAACCAAAGCAAGGTAGTGCTCAATTGATAAGCGTTGTACATACAAAGGCTGAAGAGCTAAACCAGAAAATACAAGTCCCACAAAATGGCTTTGATGTGTTAGTGAGTGAATGGATGGGATATTGCCTGCTGTATGAATCCATGCTAAGTTCTGTCCTATATGCACGTGATCATTTTCTTAAACCTGGCGGTGCTATTCTCCCAGATACTGCAACTATC cttggtgctggcttcgggAAAGGTGGAACTTGCTTGCCATTTTGGGAAAACGTATATGGCTTCGATATGTCATGTATTGGCAAAGAAGTAACTTCAACTTCAGCTCGATTTCCTGTAGTTGATGTACTGTCTTCTCAGGATATTGTGACAGAGACTGCTGTACTCCAT TCCTTTGATCTTGCAAGTATGAAGGAAAGTGAGATGGATTTTACCGCAAGCTTTGAACTGAGGCTCAGCGAAAGTAGTGCCACTGTGCCTGGAGTGACCTGGTGCTATGGCATTGTCTTGTGGTTTGACACGGGGTTTACCAACAGATTCTGCAAGGAGAAGCCTGTTGTCCTCTCCACCTCTCCCTTCTCTCCACCAACTCACTGGTCACAGACAATCTTCACCTTTGAAGAGCCCATTGCAATGGCGAAGGAGGAATCAGCCCTGGGTTCATCTGCATCGGCTGGCACAGATGACTGCCCAGCTACGATGCTCAGGTCTCGGATAAGCATTGTGAGGGCATCTGAACACCGTAGCATAGACATATCGGTTGAAACCACAGCAATCAGTTCAGATGGCCGGAAGCACAGCTGGCCTGTTCAGATATTCAACTTGTGA